The following are from one region of the Alicyclobacillus fastidiosus genome:
- the kdpC gene encoding potassium-transporting ATPase subunit KdpC, which yields MVNLWRSIRFTLTFAILLGLVYPLVVTGVGNLLFPFQAKGSIVEWHGHAVGSELIAQNVTSAALFHPRPSAVNYAANASGGSNLGPSNPALLSEVKQNIQRVEEQNPGTPVSAIPPDMVESSASGLDPDISVQDALIQVPRIAKESGLSEDDLHNLVNQYEQRPVLGIWGEPMINVLQVNLAIEQRLSR from the coding sequence ATGGTGAATCTCTGGCGGTCCATTCGCTTTACGCTCACTTTCGCCATCTTGTTAGGACTCGTGTATCCACTTGTTGTCACCGGCGTTGGGAATTTGCTGTTTCCGTTTCAAGCGAAAGGCAGCATCGTTGAGTGGCACGGGCATGCGGTAGGTTCCGAGCTGATTGCTCAAAACGTGACGAGCGCAGCGCTGTTTCATCCGCGGCCTTCCGCTGTGAACTATGCGGCAAACGCATCAGGCGGATCGAACTTGGGGCCATCCAATCCCGCACTGTTGTCTGAGGTGAAGCAAAACATACAAAGGGTGGAAGAGCAGAATCCTGGAACCCCTGTATCGGCGATTCCACCCGATATGGTGGAGTCGTCTGCGTCAGGACTCGATCCGGATATCTCCGTACAGGACGCGCTGATTCAAGTTCCAAGAATAGCGAAGGAATCGGGGCTCAGCGAGGATGATTTGCACAATCTGGTCAATCAATATGAGCAGCGCCCCGTCCTCGGGATTTGGGGAGAGCCCATGATCAACGTGCTACAAGTAAACTTGGCGATTGAGCAGCGCCTTTCACGATAG
- a CDS encoding histidine kinase codes for MAANSADPFGSHPGQLKILIGAAPGVGKTYTMLREAASMKERGVDIAIGYVDVHDRPETARQLEGLEILPRKTIRFHNRVFEEVHLEAIIERSPDIVVIDELAHSNAPGSFFPKRYMDVEYLLDQGISVLTAVNVQHIEGIHEEAEAVTKVRVRELVPESLIKRADEVSVIDVTPETLRQRLRDGSIYPNDKVVQALRNFFRKSNLSGLRELALRMVAEDVDERLQRSYARRKIPGPVGAKEVIMVCVNHYARAVQLIQRGHRMAIRMKADMYVLTIPNTAVHLLSERDRTNLHKLREFAERLEAEWIVEPRNDRKIGTVVKDVAERLNVTQVVIGQPLSRYKWRYLWKDNPVRHLLRNLRYTDLRIVGWRDLPGSTFRVVKSVGGQSDPGLYPRLRGRLTIYIGAAPGVGKTYKMLNDAHDWRGRGWDVVIGLIEAHGRSETVEQIGDLEVVPRKRIELDGRFYEEMDVDAIVRRKPSIVLVDELAHTNLPGCPREKRYQDIEYLLEQGINVVTAVNVQHLESLHDKVEHITGVKVRERIPDWFMKLAREVKLIDVTPETLQHRLVKGRIYARDKIESALDHFFQTANLAALRELALLEVADDVDQRMHRAREEGFGPDMARERILVCVNHRPHSEKLIRRGWRIADRLKAELWVLVVLGNECMTQQDERDLAKIQGLSEQFGAHFITRSAVGQNIGLTIVRTAQELQVSQLVAGQPVKPKGWIARMKKNPLDYVLENAVFVDLHIVASSRTDEHASV; via the coding sequence GTGGCAGCGAATTCTGCAGATCCGTTTGGCAGCCATCCAGGTCAGTTGAAAATATTGATTGGAGCAGCACCTGGTGTAGGAAAAACCTACACCATGCTGCGTGAAGCGGCTTCCATGAAGGAGCGCGGAGTGGATATCGCCATTGGTTACGTAGACGTTCATGATCGGCCGGAAACTGCCAGACAGCTGGAAGGGCTCGAGATCCTTCCGAGAAAGACCATTCGGTTTCACAACAGGGTCTTTGAAGAAGTACATCTAGAGGCGATTATCGAACGAAGCCCAGATATCGTGGTCATCGACGAGTTGGCGCACAGTAATGCACCCGGGTCGTTTTTTCCCAAGCGGTATATGGATGTGGAGTATTTGTTAGATCAAGGAATTTCTGTGCTCACTGCGGTCAACGTGCAACACATCGAAGGCATCCACGAAGAGGCGGAAGCGGTCACCAAGGTTCGAGTGCGTGAGCTGGTTCCCGAGTCTTTGATCAAACGGGCGGACGAAGTGTCTGTCATCGATGTCACGCCGGAGACATTGCGACAGCGACTGCGGGACGGGAGTATTTACCCGAATGACAAGGTCGTTCAGGCACTGCGAAACTTTTTTCGGAAGTCTAATCTCTCTGGACTGCGAGAACTAGCTTTGCGGATGGTTGCCGAGGACGTCGACGAACGATTGCAGAGGTCTTATGCGCGGAGAAAAATCCCGGGTCCCGTCGGGGCTAAAGAAGTGATCATGGTCTGCGTCAACCACTACGCGAGAGCCGTTCAACTGATTCAACGCGGACATCGAATGGCGATTCGGATGAAAGCAGATATGTATGTGCTGACCATACCGAACACCGCTGTCCATTTACTCTCTGAACGCGATCGAACCAATTTGCACAAACTTCGCGAGTTCGCAGAGCGGCTCGAGGCTGAGTGGATTGTTGAGCCGCGCAACGATAGGAAAATCGGGACCGTGGTAAAGGATGTTGCAGAGCGGTTAAACGTCACCCAAGTCGTCATTGGGCAACCGCTCTCGCGGTACAAGTGGCGGTATCTATGGAAGGACAATCCGGTTCGTCATTTGTTGAGGAACCTTCGGTACACCGACCTCCGTATTGTTGGGTGGCGGGACTTGCCAGGATCGACATTTCGGGTCGTGAAGTCGGTGGGGGGACAAAGTGACCCCGGACTCTACCCCCGTTTGCGCGGGCGATTGACGATTTATATCGGTGCAGCGCCTGGCGTCGGCAAGACGTACAAGATGTTGAATGATGCACACGATTGGAGGGGTCGTGGGTGGGACGTCGTTATTGGCCTCATTGAGGCGCACGGTCGCTCTGAAACGGTCGAACAAATTGGGGATTTAGAGGTGGTTCCGAGGAAGCGGATCGAACTCGATGGGCGATTTTATGAGGAGATGGATGTTGACGCTATTGTCAGGCGAAAGCCATCGATTGTCTTGGTAGACGAGTTAGCGCACACGAATTTGCCAGGTTGCCCTCGTGAGAAGCGCTACCAGGATATTGAGTATCTCTTGGAACAGGGCATCAATGTGGTTACGGCAGTCAACGTTCAACATCTCGAAAGTTTACATGACAAAGTGGAGCACATCACAGGAGTTAAGGTGCGGGAGCGGATTCCGGACTGGTTCATGAAGTTAGCACGTGAAGTTAAGCTGATTGATGTTACGCCAGAAACGCTTCAGCATCGCCTGGTGAAGGGGAGAATTTACGCCCGAGATAAGATTGAGAGCGCCCTCGACCATTTTTTTCAGACGGCCAATCTAGCTGCCCTACGTGAGTTGGCGTTGTTGGAAGTCGCCGATGATGTGGATCAACGCATGCATCGTGCGCGCGAAGAAGGATTCGGCCCGGATATGGCACGCGAGCGCATATTAGTCTGCGTGAATCATCGACCGCATTCGGAAAAGCTGATTCGGCGTGGTTGGCGGATTGCTGATCGATTAAAGGCAGAACTTTGGGTGCTTGTGGTCCTAGGGAACGAATGTATGACGCAGCAGGATGAGCGCGATCTGGCGAAAATACAGGGGTTGAGCGAACAATTTGGCGCCCATTTCATCACGCGGTCAGCTGTGGGTCAGAACATCGGCTTGACGATCGTGCGGACGGCACAGGAACTACAGGTGTCTCAGTTAGTTGCTGGGCAGCCGGTCAAACCAAAGGGATGGATTGCGCGAATGAAGAAGAATCCACTCGACTACGTGCTGGAGAACGCTGTATTCGTCGACCTGCACATCGTCGCTTCGAGCCGGACTGACGAGCACGCAAGTGTCTAA
- a CDS encoding mannonate dehydratase, producing the protein MVMKVSITTNRTDLADRDLRQLCQLGVDCIDFGKGSSFVGVQEQGFPDLDEVLKLKRRVRSFGMDMNRVTLPDLTNNFMQDGPGAEKELDNAVNAVRVFGEAGIKIVRQRFEGDTFPYLTKSYPAMQRGGAVSRGESLGFMKDSHSTPTYEEQENWWKHFCAAYEKLVPTAEESDVLLGLHPSDVPNRDTAFGGLGYHRVIDAFPSKHVGYVYCIGTRAEEGGSSLVLNEINHYGRKGKLFLVHFRNVRGSLPTAGAFEEALLDDGDMNMFRLLLELHKVGYDGCINPDHVPIMEGVNTEPNPHWPHTCIEWNYSNIGYAYSIGYIKALLAALVEFAG; encoded by the coding sequence ATGGTGATGAAGGTTTCGATCACGACCAATCGCACGGATTTGGCAGATAGGGATCTGCGGCAGTTGTGTCAACTCGGCGTGGACTGCATCGACTTTGGCAAGGGGTCATCGTTCGTTGGCGTGCAGGAGCAAGGATTCCCGGATCTGGATGAAGTGTTGAAACTGAAACGTCGGGTGCGTTCGTTTGGCATGGATATGAACCGTGTCACGCTTCCGGATTTGACAAACAACTTCATGCAGGATGGGCCAGGTGCAGAGAAGGAACTGGACAATGCTGTGAACGCCGTTCGCGTGTTTGGCGAAGCCGGTATCAAGATCGTCCGCCAGCGGTTTGAAGGCGATACGTTCCCGTACCTGACTAAATCGTACCCGGCGATGCAGCGGGGGGGCGCAGTTTCCCGCGGTGAGAGCCTTGGCTTTATGAAGGATAGTCACAGTACACCAACATACGAAGAACAGGAAAATTGGTGGAAGCATTTCTGTGCTGCCTATGAAAAACTGGTGCCAACTGCAGAGGAAAGCGATGTACTCCTTGGACTGCATCCATCCGACGTACCGAACCGCGACACGGCTTTTGGAGGGCTTGGGTACCACCGGGTCATCGATGCGTTCCCAAGCAAACACGTGGGGTATGTATACTGCATCGGGACGCGTGCTGAAGAGGGCGGAAGTTCGTTGGTACTCAACGAGATCAACCATTATGGGCGCAAGGGAAAGTTGTTCTTGGTGCATTTCCGCAACGTCCGCGGCAGCTTGCCTACTGCTGGCGCGTTTGAAGAGGCGCTCTTAGACGATGGCGACATGAACATGTTCAGATTGCTGTTGGAGTTGCACAAGGTCGGTTACGACGGTTGTATCAATCCAGATCACGTTCCGATCATGGAAGGCGTGAATACAGAACCAAATCCCCATTGGCCGCATACATGCATCGAATGGAATTACTCAAACATCGGCTATGCCTATTCGATTGGATACATCAAAGCGCTGCTAGCGGCTTTGGTGGAATTTGCAGGTTAA